The Delphinus delphis chromosome 7, mDelDel1.2, whole genome shotgun sequence genome includes a window with the following:
- the ARL5A gene encoding ADP-ribosylation factor-like protein 5A — MGILFTRIWRLFNHQEHKVIIVGLDNAGKTTILYQFSMNEVVHTSPTIGSNVEEIVINNTRFLMWDIGGQESLRSSWNTYYTNTEFVIVVVDSTDRERISVTREELYKMLAHEDLRKAGLLIFANKQDVKECMTVAEISQFLKLTSIKDHQWHVQACCALTGEGLCQGLEWMMSRLKIR, encoded by the exons agcaCAAAGTTATCATTGTTGGGCTGGATAATGCGGGAAAAACTACCATCCTTTACCAATT ttctaTGAATGAAGTTGTACATACGTCCCCAACAATAGGAAGTAATGTAGAAGAGATAGTGATTAATAATACACGTTTTCTAATGTGGGATATTGGTGGCCAAGAATCTCTTCGTTCTTCATGGAACACTTACTATACTAACACAGAG ttTGTAATAGTTGTTGTGGACAGTACAGACAGAGAAAGGATTTCTGTAACTAGAGAAGAACTCTATAAAATGTTAGCCCATGAG gACCTAAGGAAAGCTGGATTGCTAATCTTTGCTAATAAACAAGATGTTAAAGAATGCATGACTGTAGCAGAAATCTCCCAGTTTTTGAAACTAACTTCTATTAAAGATCACCAGTGGCATGTCCAGGCATGCTGTGCTCTTACTGGCGAGGG attaTGCCAAGGACTTGAATGGATGATGTCACGACTTAAGATTAGATGA